From Megalobrama amblycephala isolate DHTTF-2021 linkage group LG24, ASM1881202v1, whole genome shotgun sequence, the proteins below share one genomic window:
- the LOC125260691 gene encoding alpha-2,8-sialyltransferase 8E-like yields MCVSFLTSPSQSAHTHTQAPALVHLMASVFLRWIFMLLMVLIIFQSVRVIFYYISNTHSSRDVMTEMLQQLHCVKLRQKFSIIKPAKSIVLQSFTQELSDFMNCPYKSNQTERELNRVRLQFCCNATGTFILTKRNTAINQTIPYETSKTKTYKMTAELHSMLPEDIPWSGRRLGRCAVVGSGGILKNSSCGREIDSADFVIRFNLAAVNDSDVGMKTDLITVNPSQIRYKNLEKNPDPLVERVSVYGNAPLIIPAFAYTFCTSQSIKTLKVLQPIRPQQPVVFFSPSYLRTLDRFWKGRGLQEVRLSTGFMLISTALELCEHVHVYGFWPFGSDLQERPVPYHYYDQLKPHPYAHKMPEEFVRLLQLHSQGALTLHLQPCSSPGADLENHL; encoded by the exons atgtgtgtgtcatttTTAACCTCTCCATCACagtcagcacacacacacacacaggctccAGCACTCGTGCATCTGATGGCATCGGTGTTTCTCCGATGGATCTTCATGCTGCTGATGGTTTTGATCATCTTTCAGAGTGTGCGTGTGATATTCTACTACATATCCAACACACACTCGTCCAG AGATGTGATGACAGAGATGCTTCAGCAGCTGCACTGTGTAAAACTCAGGCAGAAGTTTTCCATTATCAAACCGGCCAAAAG TATAGTTCTCCAGAGCTTCACGCAGGAGCTGTCAGATTTCATGAACTGCCCGTACAAATCAAACCAAACTGAGCGTGAGCTGAACAG AGTCAGGCTGCAGTTTTGTTGTAACGCCACAGGAACATTCATCCTCACCAAACGCAACACAGCCATCAATCAAACCATCCCATATGaaacaagcaaaacaaaaacatacaaaatgacTGCAGAACTTCACAGTATGCTGCccgag gacaTCCCCTGGTCCGGTCGGCGTCTGGGTCGGTGTGCTGTGGTCGGCAGTGGTGGGATTTTGAAAAACAGCAGCTGTGGACGTGAGATTGACAGCGCAGACTTCGTCATACG gtTTAATTTGGCAGCGGTTAATGACAGTGATGTTGGGATGAAGACGGATCTGATAACAGTCAACCCCAGTCAGATTCG ataCAAAAATCTGGAGAAGAATCCGGATCCGTTGGTGGAGCGGGTCAGTGTGTATGGAAACGCCCCCCTCATTATTCCAGCCTTTGCCTACACGTTCTGCACGTCACAGTCAATCAAAACTCTCAAAGTCCTCCAGCCAATCAGACCTCAGCAGCCGGTGGTGTTCTTCAGCCCCTCTTACCTGCGGACGCTGGACCGCTTCTGGAAGGGGCGTGGCCTGCAGGAGGTGCGGCTCTCCACGGGGTTTATGTTAATCAGCACGGCGCTGGAACTGTGTGAGCACGTGCACGTTTACGGATTCTGGCCGTTCGGCAGCGACCTGCAGGAGCGTCCGGTTCCGTATCATTATTACGACCAGCTGAAGCCGCACCCCTACGCGCACAAGATGCCGGAGGAGTTTGTGCGACTACTGCAGCTCCACAGCCAGGGGGCGCTGACACTACACCTGCAGCCCTGCTCCTCACcaggggcggatctagaaaATCATTTATGA